Proteins from one Faecalibacterium sp. I3-3-33 genomic window:
- a CDS encoding transposon-transfer assisting family protein yields the protein MNFSVEEENLICMYHTSDRRRTMARMLAALPDMDTEMRRLVNGTIAKLERMTDADFDGQRFDFTGE from the coding sequence ATGAATTTCAGCGTAGAAGAAGAAAATTTGATTTGTATGTACCACACTTCTGACCGCCGTCGAACGATGGCGCGGATGCTCGCCGCCCTGCCGGACATGGACACGGAAATGCGGCGGCTGGTGAACGGGACCATTGCCAAGTTGGAGCGCATGACCGATGCTGACTTTGACGGACAGAGGTTTGATTTCACGGGTGAGTGA
- a CDS encoding BRO-N domain-containing protein: MAEVNDNSSIQLFEDQKIRTAWDAEKEEWYFSIIDVISVLTDTANPRRYWSDLKRKLKIEGAVEVYEKIVQLKLLSPDGKKRLTDVASTEQLLRIIQSIPSPKAEPFKAWLAMVGKERIEETIDPEQAIDRALDTYLKKGYSEEWIHQRLLAIRIRNELTDEWKKRGVQKGKEYAILTDEISRAWSGMTTGQYKRLKGLTKENLRDNMTDLELVLTMLAEASTTDISKTAKPQTFAENKQVAKRGGKVAGIARQALEAETGKPVITEKNAFDFQQLVTDIVEDAAELPENPTEKKDKD, translated from the coding sequence ATGGCAGAAGTGAACGATAACAGCTCCATCCAGCTTTTTGAAGATCAGAAAATCCGTACTGCATGGGATGCAGAAAAGGAAGAATGGTATTTTTCGATTATTGATGTTATCTCCGTTTTAACAGATACTGCTAATCCGCGGCGATATTGGAGCGACCTGAAACGTAAGCTGAAAATTGAGGGTGCAGTTGAAGTGTACGAAAAAATCGTACAGTTGAAATTGCTGTCCCCGGATGGAAAGAAAAGACTGACGGATGTTGCCAGTACAGAACAACTTTTGCGTATCATCCAGTCAATCCCATCTCCGAAAGCTGAGCCGTTCAAGGCATGGCTGGCAATGGTAGGCAAGGAACGCATCGAGGAAACCATCGACCCGGAACAGGCCATCGACCGCGCACTTGATACCTATTTGAAAAAAGGCTACTCCGAAGAATGGATTCACCAGCGACTTTTGGCAATCCGCATCCGCAACGAACTGACGGATGAATGGAAGAAGCGCGGAGTACAAAAGGGCAAGGAGTATGCTATCCTGACCGATGAAATCTCCCGCGCATGGTCTGGCATGACCACAGGGCAGTACAAGCGGCTGAAAGGTCTGACGAAAGAAAATCTCCGGGACAATATGACTGATTTGGAACTTGTGCTGACCATGCTGGCGGAAGCCTCCACCACGGATATTTCCAAAACTGCAAAGCCACAGACCTTTGCAGAAAACAAGCAGGTTGCCAAACGCGGCGGCAAGGTGGCCGGCATTGCGCGGCAGGCTCTTGAAGCGGAAACCGGCAAGCCTGTTATCACAGAAAAGAATGCGTTTGACTTCCAGCAGCTTGTGACCGACATTGTAGAAGATGCCGCCGAACTGCCGGAAAATCCCACCGAGAAAAAAGATAAAGACTGA
- a CDS encoding relaxase/mobilization nuclease domain-containing protein — protein sequence MAITKIHPIKSTLKKALDYIENPVKTDEKILVSSFACSYETADIEFELLLSQAMQKGNNLAHHLIQSFAPGETTPEQAHEIGRQLADEVLQGKYPYVLTTHIDKGHVHNHIIFCAVDMVNQRKYVSNRRSYAYIRRTSDRLCKEHGLSVLVPGQDRGKSYAEWDAHRKGMSWKAKLKAAIDAAIPQAKDFDDFLRLLQEQGYEVKRGKYVSFRAPGQERFTRCKTLGEAYTEEAITQRIKGRFVERKPKENRKISLRIDLENSIKVQQSAGYEKWAKLHNLKQAARTLNFLTEHEIESYPDLESRVAEITAASTEAAAVLKAAERRLAEMAVLIKDVTTCKELRPLVQEYQRAADKKQFRRKHEGTLILYEAAAKTLKEQGFQKLPDLYALKAEYKQLAEQKDQMQRQYNDAKRQMQEYGIIKQNVDGILLTAPGKEQMQER from the coding sequence ATGGCAATTACAAAGATACATCCTATCAAGTCAACGCTGAAAAAGGCACTGGACTACATCGAGAATCCGGTCAAGACGGATGAAAAAATACTGGTGTCCTCCTTTGCCTGCTCCTACGAAACCGCCGACATCGAATTTGAACTGCTGCTATCACAAGCCATGCAGAAAGGCAACAATCTGGCCCACCACCTGATACAGTCTTTTGCGCCGGGCGAAACCACGCCGGAGCAGGCCCACGAGATTGGCCGGCAGCTTGCAGATGAAGTACTGCAAGGCAAATACCCCTATGTGCTAACCACGCACATTGACAAAGGGCACGTCCACAACCACATCATCTTTTGCGCTGTGGACATGGTGAATCAGCGCAAATATGTTTCCAACCGGCGGAGCTATGCCTACATCCGGCGCACCAGCGACCGGCTGTGCAAGGAACATGGCCTGTCTGTGTTGGTCCCCGGTCAAGACCGGGGTAAAAGCTATGCCGAGTGGGACGCACACCGCAAGGGCATGAGCTGGAAGGCAAAACTGAAAGCCGCCATAGATGCAGCCATCCCGCAGGCCAAGGATTTTGACGATTTTCTGCGGCTCCTGCAGGAGCAAGGCTACGAGGTCAAGCGTGGCAAGTATGTTTCGTTCCGCGCGCCCGGACAGGAACGGTTCACCCGCTGCAAAACGCTGGGCGAAGCCTACACCGAAGAAGCCATCACCCAGCGCATCAAAGGGCGGTTCGTGGAGCGGAAGCCCAAAGAAAACCGCAAAATTTCTCTGCGGATTGATTTGGAGAACAGCATCAAGGTCCAACAGTCCGCAGGGTACGAGAAGTGGGCAAAGCTCCACAACTTGAAACAGGCTGCCCGGACGCTGAACTTCCTGACTGAGCATGAAATCGAAAGCTACCCGGATTTGGAAAGCCGGGTGGCCGAGATCACCGCCGCCAGCACCGAAGCTGCCGCCGTGCTGAAAGCGGCCGAACGCCGGCTTGCAGAAATGGCCGTGCTGATAAAGGATGTCACCACCTGTAAGGAGCTGCGCCCACTGGTGCAGGAATATCAGCGGGCTGCTGATAAAAAGCAGTTCCGGCGCAAGCATGAAGGCACCCTGATTCTCTATGAGGCCGCAGCTAAGACCCTGAAAGAGCAGGGCTTCCAAAAGCTGCCCGACCTCTATGCGCTGAAAGCCGAGTATAAGCAGCTGGCCGAGCAGAAAGACCAGATGCAGCGGCAGTACAATGATGCCAAACGTCAGATGCAGGAGTATGGCATCATAAAGCAGAATGTGGACGGCATTCTGCTGACAGCACCGGGAAAGGAGCAGATGCAGGAACGGTAA